In a single window of the Gossypium hirsutum isolate 1008001.06 chromosome D02, Gossypium_hirsutum_v2.1, whole genome shotgun sequence genome:
- the LOC107908954 gene encoding MADS-box protein SOC1 isoform X3, which translates to MVRGKAQMRRIENDTSRQVTFSKRRNGLLKKAFELSVLCDAVVALIIFSPKGKLFEFASSSMQKTIEHYRRHTKDNETNKPIEQNLQHLKAESANMLKTIEDLEVSRSNKLQLQAFWHM; encoded by the exons ATGGTGAGGGGAAAAGCACAAATGAGGCGCATAGAGAACGATACGAGCAGGCAAGTTACATTCTCAAAGCGACGAAATGGGCTACTAAAGAAAGCTTTTGAACTATCAGTTCTTTGTGATGCTGTAGTTGCTTTAATCATCTTCTCTCCTAAAGGCAAGCTCTTTGAATTTGCAAGCTCTag CATGCAGAAAACTATAGAACATTATAGGCGGCATACAAAGGATAACGAAACCAATAAGCCAATTGAACAAAACCTGCAG CATCTAAAGGCTGAATCAGCAAACATGTTGAAGACAATAGAGGATCTTGAAGTTTCAAGAAG CAATAAGCTCCAGTTGCAGGCTTTTTGGCATATGTAG
- the LOC107908954 gene encoding MADS-box protein SOC1 isoform X2 translates to MVRGKAQMRRIENDTSRQVTFSKRRNGLLKKAFELSVLCDAVVALIIFSPKGKLFEFASSSMQKTIEHYRRHTKDNETNKPIEQNLQHLKAESANMLKTIEDLEVSRRPCFYIWSLLCY, encoded by the exons ATGGTGAGGGGAAAAGCACAAATGAGGCGCATAGAGAACGATACGAGCAGGCAAGTTACATTCTCAAAGCGACGAAATGGGCTACTAAAGAAAGCTTTTGAACTATCAGTTCTTTGTGATGCTGTAGTTGCTTTAATCATCTTCTCTCCTAAAGGCAAGCTCTTTGAATTTGCAAGCTCTag CATGCAGAAAACTATAGAACATTATAGGCGGCATACAAAGGATAACGAAACCAATAAGCCAATTGAACAAAACCTGCAG CATCTAAAGGCTGAATCAGCAAACATGTTGAAGACAATAGAGGATCTTGAAGTTTCAAGAAG GCCTTGTTTCTACATTTGGAGCCTCCTATGTTACTAG
- the LOC107908954 gene encoding MADS-box protein SOC1 isoform X1 — translation MVRGKAQMRRIENDTSRQVTFSKRRNGLLKKAFELSVLCDAVVALIIFSPKGKLFEFASSSMQKTIEHYRRHTKDNETNKPIEQNLQHLKAESANMLKTIEDLEVSRRYWSFYKIQPPTKIYIEVKI, via the exons ATGGTGAGGGGAAAAGCACAAATGAGGCGCATAGAGAACGATACGAGCAGGCAAGTTACATTCTCAAAGCGACGAAATGGGCTACTAAAGAAAGCTTTTGAACTATCAGTTCTTTGTGATGCTGTAGTTGCTTTAATCATCTTCTCTCCTAAAGGCAAGCTCTTTGAATTTGCAAGCTCTag CATGCAGAAAACTATAGAACATTATAGGCGGCATACAAAGGATAACGAAACCAATAAGCCAATTGAACAAAACCTGCAG CATCTAAAGGCTGAATCAGCAAACATGTTGAAGACAATAGAGGATCTTGAAGTTTCAAGAAGGTATTGGTCTTTTTATAAGATTCAACCCCCCACCAAAATATATATTGAGGTTAAAATATAA
- the LOC107908953 gene encoding metacaspase-1: MDMRRSTPCSRCRQRFMAKSVTKGADVECPSCKPNYLPIPADEQYSSSQQQQYGLRSRMRCFYSQIRGKEHQSTVTPSLNPDPSAFNSMKIRSSKRAVLCGITYNNLKQYRLKGTINDVRNMRDLLINNFGYPGHFIRVLTEEESDPRFIPTRKNIEDSLRWLVSDSRQGDSLVFFYSGHGLRQPDFNNDEDDGFDETICPVDFQEAGMIVDNDLNTLIVRPLTPGVTLHAIVDACHSGTILDLPKVYMSKEKKWVNSSPPSGAEKRTNGGLAISIGACLDHQAAADTSAFTAGKMNGALTYILAEILKKLPGPTYGDLFDLINETLDNVNKSSCLANTRFLRRLFNSNFSQTPLLSSSAEFDVYKKHLFL, from the exons ATGGATATGCGAAGAAGCACACCTTGCTCACGATGCAGGCAAAGATTTATGGCGAAATCAGTGACCAAAGGTGCAGATGTTGAATGCCCTTCATGCAAACCTAACTATCTTCCCATTCCAGCCGATGAACAATATTCTTCGAGCCAGCAGCAGCAGTATGGGCTACGCAGCCGAATGAGATGCTTTTATAGCCAAATCAGAGGAAAAGAGCATCAAAGTACGGTAACTCCTTCCTTAAATCCCGACCCCTCGGCTTTCAACTCGATGAAGATCAGATCAAGCAAGCGAGCAGTGCTTTGCGGAATCACTTACAACAACTTGAAGCAGTATAGACTTAAAGGAACCATTAACGACGTCAGAAACATGAGAGATTTGTTGATTAATAATTTCGGGTACCCTGGACATTTCATTCGGGTTCTCACCG AAGAGGAGTCGGACCCACGGTTTATACCGACGAGGAAAAACATCGAGGATTCATTGAGATGGTTGGTGAGTGACAGCCGGCAGGGAGATTCGTTGGTGTTTTTCTACTCCGGTCATGGGTTACGGCAACCGGATTTTAACAACGATGAGGATGATGGGTTCGATGAAACTATATGTCCGGTTGATTTCCAAGAAGCGGGGATGATAGTGGATAATGATCTTAATACCCTCATCGTTCGGCCACTCACCCCTGGCGTTACGCTTCATGCCATTGTTGACGCTTGCCATAGCGGAACCATTTTAGATCTTCCCAAAGTTTATATGAGTAAAGA GAAAAAATGGGTAAACAGCAGTCCTCCGTCGGGTGCGGAGAAACGTACAAATGGTGGATTAGCTATTTCTATTGGTGCTTGTCTTGATCACCAAGCCGCTGCCGATACCTCT GCATTTACCGCCGGCAAGATGAACGGTGCACTGACCTACATATTGGCGGAGATTCTGAAGAAATTACCAGGCCCGACGTATGGAGACTTATTCGATTTAATTAATGAAACCCTTGATAACGTTAACAAATCTAGTTGCCTTGCTAATACAAGATTCTTGAGGAGACTCTTCAACTCCAATTTCTCACAG ACACCACTTCTTTCGTCTTCGGCAGAGTTCGACGTTTACAAAAAGCATTTGTTCCTGTAA